The Gadus macrocephalus chromosome 21, ASM3116895v1 genome has a segment encoding these proteins:
- the mrps18a gene encoding 39S ribosomal protein S18a, mitochondrial, translating into MAARCVLGSIRTSFSEIRQVVNGGSFSYLTRACIPQLSFFGNTQCRGIRQVVEKQEGKTITIEGHTVDVAAAPEPPNPAAKCPIYRWNLQNKYDYTDVLLLSQFIRSDGGMLPKRITGLCPEEHHKVEICVKMAHRAGLLPDHKPKLPEDHVPRKPKPQLNRYLTRWSIGSVKPFVRTGLKWCKRRMPVGDPALKNNVQYGVRPLYLKH; encoded by the exons ATGGCAGCCCGCTGCGTCCTAGGGTCCATTCGTACATCCTTTTCGGAAATAAGACAGGTGGTCAACGGTGGCAGTTTTAGTTATTTAACTAGAGCATGTATTCCTCAGCTCTCGTTTTTTGGAAACACTCAGTGCAGAGGGATCCGGCAAG TGGTGGAAAAGCAAGAGGGTAAAACAATAACA ATTGAGGGACACACCGTGGATGTGGCAGCAGCACCAGAGCCTCCAAACCCTGCTGCCAAATGCCCCATCTACAGGTGGAACCTGCAGAACAAATACGACTACACG GACGTGCTGCTGCTGAGCCAGTTCATCCGCTCTGACGGAGGGATGCTCCCCAAGAGGATCACCGGCCTGTGCCCCGAGGAGCACCACAAGGTGGAGATCTGCGTGAAGATGGCCCACCGAGCGG GTCTGCTCCCTGACCACAAACCCAAGCTGCCCGAGGACCATGTACCGAGGAAACCTAAGCCCCAGCTCAACAG GTACCTCACCCGCTGGTCCATAGGCTCGGTGAAGCCCTTCGTCAGAACCGGTCTCAAGTGGTGTAAGAGGCGCATGCCGGTCGGCGACCCCGCGCTCAAGAACAACGTACAGTACGGCGTCAGACCCCTCTACTTGAAACACTGA